The Athene noctua chromosome 11, bAthNoc1.hap1.1, whole genome shotgun sequence genome has a segment encoding these proteins:
- the CHMP1B gene encoding charged multivesicular body protein 1b encodes MSNMEKHLFNLKFAAKELNRNSKKCDKEEKAEKAKIKKAIQKGNMEVARIHAENAIRQKNQAINFLRMSARVDAVAARVQTAVTMGKVTKSMAGVVKSMDATLKSMNLEKISALMDKFEHQFETLDVQTQQMEDTMSNTTTLTTPQNQVDMLLQEMADEAGLDLNMELPQGQTGSVGTSVASAEQDELSQRLARLRDQV; translated from the exons ATGTCCAACATGGAGA AACACCTGTTTAATTTGAAGTTTGCTGCAAAGGAGCTCAACAGAAACTCAAAAAAATGTGAcaaagaagaaaaggctgagaaagctAAAATTAAGAAG gcaATTCAGAAGGGTAACATGGAAGTCGCACGAATACACGCGGAGAACGCGATCCGCCAGAAGAATCAAGCCATTAACTTCTTGCGCATGAGTGCCAGGGTAGACGCTGTAGCTGCCAGAGTTCAGACTGCAGTGACGATGGGCAAG GTAACGAAGTCGATGGCAGGAGTAGTTAAGTCTATGGATGCCACACTGAAGAGCATGAACTTGGAAAAG atatctGCACTAATGGATAAATTTGAGCATCAGTTTGAAACACTAGACGTTCAGACACAACAGATGGAAGACACAATGAGCAACACTACCACGCTAACGACGCCACAA AACCAAGTGGATATGCTTCTACAAGAAATGGCAGATGAAGCAGG TCTTGATCTGAACATGGAACTACCTCAGGGACAGACGGGTTCCGTTGGTACAAGTGTTGCCTCAGCAGAACAG GATGAGCTGTCACAGAGATTGGCCCGCCTTCGTGATCAAGTTTAA